A window from Corynebacterium accolens encodes these proteins:
- the pepN gene encoding aminopeptidase N — protein sequence MTTQCYKSQHELLQERAAAVDLRAYHLHLDLSQVKESPTFGATSCIELTTTEPELFLDYLGESVEQVTVNGQAQDIDFDGSLIRLHGLPVGEELTIEISGTSRYSRTGQGLHRMHDQADDATYLYSXLEPSDARRIFPCFEQPDLKAPFHVAMTAPKDWQILXNQPETEREEXGDNATVRFAPXPPLSTYLTSFAAGPYQYQERVWTSPDGEHSAQLRAFARASMFEYLDEEILELTAQGMDYFHENFGFAYPWGKYDSIFVPEYNLGAMENPGLVTFTESYIFRSKATHSQKAARANTILHEMSHMWFGDLVTPQWWDDLWLKESFAEFMGADASVHATAYEEAWVNFAGERKNWAYLQDQLPTTHPIKAEIPDVDAARQNFDGITYAKGAAVLKQLVHYVGRDNFYAGARNYFQEHAFAAATFDDLLTALKKHTDRDLDSWSKAWLRTWGPDTLTPELHTEGDKITELAVSAEAEDTTRPXRLSVALFDASLHKYREFDIXLPAGGHRTIVDEAAGEKAPALLLLNDADHTYTKVRFDDVSLATISDHLSEVQDGLSRAVIWTSLWNLTRDGEWNAEEYVGVVAKHAPAETNATLLTTAYGNAHFAIQHYVAEDRREQVRAEFADALWEQLDAADPGSDAQLILARTSIAALAATPKDSGTDRLRDLLAGAVAGLRLDPQIRWSILRALAARDAVKLDELEAEKQRDNTLTGAAEFLGASHAFPTPQTKRAAFNSALTPGEYSNAEVDALLAGFNAPRSAELQEEFAEEFFRRVEEIWDNHPIEIANRLIRGLYPESSMAESATTDLLHKDLPGALRRVLLECRDHLRRTLRVRAQQ from the coding sequence ATGACGACACAATGCTATAAATCCCAGCACGAGCTACTCCAAGAGCGCGCCGCAGCAGTAGACCTGCGGGCATACCACCTGCATTTGGACTTATCTCAGGTGAAGGAAAGCCCCACGTTTGGCGCGACGAGCTGCATCGAGCTCACCACCACCGAGCCCGAGCTTTTCCTGGACTACCTGGGAGAATCGGTAGAGCAGGTAACAGTTAACGGTCAGGCGCAGGACATCGACTTTGATGGCAGCCTTATCCGCCTCCACGGGCTACCGGTGGGGGAGGAGCTAACCATTGAGATCAGCGGCACCTCGCGCTACTCGCGTACGGGCCAGGGTTTGCACCGCATGCACGACCAGGCCGATGACGCGACCTATCTGTACTCGCMCCTCGAGCCTTCCGATGCCCGCCGCATCTTCCCTTGCTTTGAGCAGCCCGACCTCAAGGCGCCGTTCCACGTCGCCATGACCGCGCCGAAGGACTGGCAGATCCTCYCCAACCAGCCGGAGACCGAGCGCGAGGAGCRGGGGGACAATGCCACGGTTCGCTTTGCSCCCMCCCCGCCGCTCTCGACGTACCTCACCTCTTTTGCCGCGGGGCCTTATCAGTATCAAGAACGCGTCTGGACCTCGCCGGATGGCGAGCACTCCGCGCAGCTGCGCGCCTTTGCCCGCGCCTCCATGTTTGAGTACTTGGACGAGGAGATCTTGGAGCTTACCGCACAGGGCATGGACTATTTCCACGAGAATTTCGGCTTTGCTTACCCTTGGGGTAAGTACGATTCCATCTTCGTACCGGAATATAACCTCGGCGCGATGGAGAACCCGGGCCTGGTGACCTTTACGGAAAGCTATATCTTCCGCTCTAAGGCCACGCACAGCCAGAAGGCCGCTCGCGCAAATACCATCCTGCACGAGATGTCCCACATGTGGTTCGGCGATCTTGTCACCCCGCAGTGGTGGGACGATCTCTGGCTCAAGGAGTCCTTTGCCGAGTTCATGGGCGCCGATGCCTCCGTGCACGCCACCGCCTACGAAGAGGCGTGGGTCAACTTCGCTGGCGAGCGCAAGAACTGGGCCTACCTGCAGGATCAGCTTCCCACCACGCACCCCATCAAGGCCGAGATCCCAGACGTGGATGCCGCGCGCCAGAACTTCGATGGCATTACCTATGCCAAGGGCGCGGCCGTGCTCAAGCAGCTCGTGCACTACGTAGGCCGCGATAATTTTTACGCGGGCGCAAGGAATTACTTCCAGGAGCATGCCTTCGCCGCGGCCACCTTCGATGACCTGCTCACTGCCCTGAAAAAGCACACCGACCGCGACCTCGATTCCTGGTCAAAGGCGTGGCTGCGCACCTGGGGGCCGGATACACTTACCCCGGAGCTGCACACGGAGGGCGACAAGATCACCGAGCTCGCGGTGAGCGCCGAGGCCGAGGATACGACCCGGCCACMCCGCCTGAGCGTGGCGCTTTTTGATGCCTCCTTGCACAAGTACCGCGAATTCGACATCGMCCTTCCCGCCGGTGGCCACCGCACCATCGTGGATGAGGCGGCGGGGGAGAAGGCCCCGGCATTGCTGCTGCTTAACGATGCCGACCACACCTACACCAAGGTCCGCTTCGACGACGTTTCGCTTGCCACCATCAGCGATCACCTCTCCGAGGTCCAGGATGGGCTTAGCCGCGCGGTCATCTGGACCTCGTTGTGGAACCTCACTAGGGACGGGGAATGGAATGCGGAGGAGTACGTGGGGGTCGTCGCCAAGCACGCGCCCGCAGAGACCAATGCCACGCTGCTGACCACCGCTTACGGCAATGCGCACTTTGCCATCCAGCACTATGTGGCCGAAGACCGCCGCGAGCAGGTGCGCGCCGAATTCGCCGATGCACTGTGGGAACAGCTCGACGCCGCGGATCCGGGCTCCGATGCGCAGCTCATTCTGGCCCGCACCTCCATTGCCGCACTGGCCGCAACGCCTAAGGACTCCGGCACCGATCGCCTGCGTGACCTGCTCGCCGGCGCGGTGGCGGGCCTGCGCCTCGATCCGCAGATCCGCTGGTCCATCCTGCGCGCCCTAGCCGCCCGCGACGCCGTCAAACTGGATGAGTTGGAGGCAGAAAAGCAGCGCGATAATACGCTGACCGGCGCCGCCGAATTCTTGGGCGCTAGCCACGCCTTCCCCACGCCGCAGACCAAGCGGGCCGCCTTCAATAGCGCGCTAACGCCAGGGGAGTACTCCAATGCGGAGGTCGATGCCCTGCTGGCCGGCTTTAATGCCCCGCGCTCGGCGGAGCTGCAGGAAGAATTCGCCGAAGAGTTCTTCCGCCGCGTCGAAGAAATCTGGGATAACCACCCCATTGAGATAGCCAACCGGCTGATCCGCGGCCTCTACCCGGAATCTTCCATGGCGGAGTCCGCCACCACGGATCTCCTGCACAAGGATCTACCGGGTGCGCTGCGCCGCGTACTCCTAGAGTGCCGCGATCACCTGCGCCGCACCCTGCGCGTGCGCGCTCAGCAGTAG